Proteins encoded within one genomic window of Ranitomeya variabilis isolate aRanVar5 chromosome 4, aRanVar5.hap1, whole genome shotgun sequence:
- the USP5 gene encoding ubiquitin carboxyl-terminal hydrolase 5 isoform X1, translating to MVDVKDTLLSILPTIRLPRAGDRVHKDECAFSFHTPETDGGLYICMYTFLGFGRPYVEKHFEKTGQRAFLHLKRTPKPVMEKSEDSSSNTGDPPRKKPTRLAIGMEGGFDMCDEQCEYEEEVKLVILPEFLEIQRDGLLGLPEMVRDRVSSAIDAILAADSASRKQEIQAWDGEVRLVSKHAFSLQQLEGVPRIPPCGWKCSVCDLRENLWLNMTDGAILCGRRYFDGSGGNNHAVQHYRETGYPLAVKLGTITPDGGDVYSYDEDDMVLDPNLAEHLSHFGIDMMKMQKTDKTMTELEIDMNQRIGEWELIQESGVQLQPLYGPGYTGIRNLGNSCYLNSTMQVVFSIPAFQRKYVERMEQIFHKSPADPTQDFNTQVAKLGNGLSSGEYSKPAIEKEGEEQKGLQDGIAPRMFKALIGKGHPEFSTNRQQDAQEFFLHFINMVERNCRSSSNPNEVFRFLVEEKIKCLVSQKVKYTQRVEYILQLPVPMEAALNKEELAAYEQARQQAEQDHRPPPELVRARIPFTSCLEAFAAPEQLDEFWSAALQAKSTALKTSRFASFPDYLVIQIKKFTFGLDWVPKKLDVSIDVPEELDLSHFRGGGLQGDEEELPDVAPPLVTPDEPKGSLGFYGNDDDDSYCSPHFSSPTSPMLDESVVTQLVEMGFPTEACRKAVYYTGNSGAEAAMTWVMSHMDDPDFAHPLVLSGVSAPPSVPTGGDPPSEEHIATIISMGFSQEQAVRALRSTNNSLERAVDWIFSHIDDLDAEAAMDLSEGRSAAESVSESLPAAGPRVKDGNGRYELFAFVSHMGTSTMCGHYVCHIKKDGRWVIYNDQKVCASEKPPKDLGYIYFYQRVQS from the exons ATGGTGGATGTGAAAGATACGCTGCTGTCTATCCTGCCGACTATCCGGTTGCCCAGGGCCGGGGACCGAGTACACAAGGATGAGTGTGCCTTCTCCTTCCACACACCG GAGACCGATGGCGGATTATATATCTGCATGTATACCTTCCTGGGGTTTGGCAGACCGTACGTAGAAAAACACTTTGAGAAGACTGGCCAGAGAGCATTCCTGCACCTGAAGAGGACCCCCAAACCGGTAATGGAA aaatcCGAAGACTCCAGTTCCAATACAGGAGACCCACCTCGTAAGAAGCCCACCCGTCTCGCCATAG GGATGGAGGGCGGATTTGACATGTGTGACGAGCAGTGTGAGTATGAAGAAGAGGTGAAGTTGGTCATTCTGCCCGAGTTCCTGGAGATTCAGCGGGACGGACTGTTGGGTCTCCCAGAGATGGTCAGGGACCGG GTGTCTTCTGCCATCGATGCCATCTTAGCTGCTGACTCTGCGTCCCGGAAGCAGGAGATTCAGGCGTGGGACGGGGAGGTCAGATTGGTGTCTAAACACGCGTTCAGTCTCCAGCAGCTTGAGGGGGTCCCCCGGATCCCTCCTTG TGGTTGGAAGTGCAGCGTGTGCGATCTGCGGGAGAACCTGTGGCTCAATATGACAGACGGAGCGATCCTCTGCGGCAGACGATACTTTGATGGCAGCGGAGGGAATAACCACGCGGTGCAGCATTACAGAGAGACCGGGTACCCGCTTGCTGTCAAATTGGGCACGATCACTCCAGATGGAGGAG ATGTCTACTCCTATGATGAAGATGACATGGTCCTGGACCCCAACCTGGCCGAACATCTATCGCACTTTGGTATCGACATGATGAAAATGCAGAAG ACGGACAAGACGATGACCGAGCTGGAAATTGATATGAATCAGAGGATCGGGGAATGGGAGCTGATCCAGGAATCGGGGGTACAGCTGCAGCCCCTGTATGGACCCGGGTACACGGGGATCCGCAATCTGGGCAACAGCTGCTATCTCAACTCCACCATGCAGGTCGTGTTCAGTATTCCTGCCTTCCAGCGCAA ATATGTGGAACGAATGGAGCAAATATTCCATAAGTCGCCAGCTGATCCCACGCAGGATTTCAACACCCAAGT AGCGAAACTGGGCAACGGCCTGTCATCTGGTGAATACTCCAAGCCGGCAATTGAAAAAGAAGGCGAGGAGCAGAAG GGTTTACAGGACGGCATTGCACCACGCATGTTTAAAGCACTTATAGGGAAGGGACACCCGGAGTTTTCCACCAACAGGCAGCAGGACGCCCAGGAGTTCTTCCTTCACTTCATAAACATGGTGGAG AGAAATTGCCGCAGCTCTTCTAATCCCAATGAAGTTTTCCGGTTTTTGGTGGAGGAGAAGATTAAATGTCTGGTGTCCCAGAAAGTGAAGTACACGCAGAGGGTGGAGTACATCCTGCAGCTGCCCGTCCCCATGGAGGCCGCATTAAATAAAG AGGAGCTCGCTGCCTATGAACAGGCCCGACAGCAAGCAGAGCAGGACCACCGGCCCCCTCCCGAACTCGTCCGGGCACGAATTCCATTCACATCTTGTCTAGAAGCTTTTGCCGCTCCTGAGCAACTGGACGAATTCTGGAGCGCCGCTCTGCAGGCCAAATCCACTGCACTTAA GACATCCCGCTTTGCCTCATTCCCTGACTACTTGGTCATCCAAATTAAGAAATTCACCTTCGGTCTGGACTGGGTCCCAAAGAAATTAG ACGTCTCCATCGATGTCCCGGAGGAGCTGGACCTGTCTCATTTTCGGGGCGGGGGTCTGCAAGGGGATGAAGAAGAACTTCCGGATGTTGCTCCCCCGTTGGTGACCCCAGATGAGCCCAAAGGTAGCCTTGGTTTCTATGGCAACGACGATGACGACTCGTACTGCTCCCCTCACTTCTCCTCTCCGACAT CGCCCATGCTGGATGAGTCGGTGGTCACACAGCTGGTGGAGATGGGATTCCCGACTGAAGCGTGTCGCAAAGCCGTCTACTACACCGGCAACAGCGGCGCAGAAGCCGCCATGACGTGGGTGATGTCACACATGGACGACCCAG ACTTTGCTCATCCTTTAGTGTTATCTGGGGTCAGTGCTCCACCTTCAGTCCCCACAGGAGGAGACCCCCCGTCTGAGGAGCACATAGCTACCATTATATCCATGGGCTTCTCCCAGGAGCAAGCAGTTCGGGCGCTCCGCTCTACA AACAACAGTCTGGAGCGAGCTGTGGACTGGATCTTCTCGCACATCGATGACCTGGACGCCGAGGCGGCCATGGACCTGTCAGAAGGACGATCGGCTGCAGAATCCGTGTCTGAGAGCCTCCCCGCTGCCGGACCTCGTGTCAAAGATGGGAATGGCC GATACGAGCTGTTCGCATTCGTCAGTCACATGGGAACGTCCACCATGTGCGGCCACTACGTATGTCATATAAAGAAAGATGGACG GTGGGTGATCTACAATGACCAGAAGGTCTGCGCATCTGAGAAGCCTCCAAAAGATCTTGGTTATATTTACTTCTACCAGCGTGTGCAGAGCTAG
- the USP5 gene encoding ubiquitin carboxyl-terminal hydrolase 5 isoform X3 — protein MVDVKDTLLSILPTIRLPRAGDRVHKDECAFSFHTPETDGGLYICMYTFLGFGRPYVEKHFEKTGQRAFLHLKRTPKPVMEKSEDSSSNTGDPPRKKPTRLAIGMEGGFDMCDEQCEYEEEVKLVILPEFLEIQRDGLLGLPEMVRDRVSSAIDAILAADSASRKQEIQAWDGEVRLVSKHAFSLQQLEGVPRIPPCGWKCSVCDLRENLWLNMTDGAILCGRRYFDGSGGNNHAVQHYRETGYPLAVKLGTITPDGGDVYSYDEDDMVLDPNLAEHLSHFGIDMMKMQKTDKTMTELEIDMNQRIGEWELIQESGVQLQPLYGPGYTGIRNLGNSCYLNSTMQVVFSIPAFQRKYVERMEQIFHKSPADPTQDFNTQVAKLGNGLSSGEYSKPAIEKEGEEQKGLQDGIAPRMFKALIGKGHPEFSTNRQQDAQEFFLHFINMVERNCRSSSNPNEVFRFLVEEKIKCLVSQKVKYTQRVEYILQLPVPMEAALNKEELAAYEQARQQAEQDHRPPPELVRARIPFTSCLEAFAAPEQLDEFWSAALQAKSTALKTSRFASFPDYLVIQIKKFTFGLDWVPKKLDVSIDVPEELDLSHFRGGGLQGDEEELPDVAPPLVTPDEPKAPMLDESVVTQLVEMGFPTEACRKAVYYTGNSGAEAAMTWVMSHMDDPDFAHPLVLSGVSAPPSVPTGGDPPSEEHIATIISMGFSQEQAVRALRSTNNSLERAVDWIFSHIDDLDAEAAMDLSEGRSAAESVSESLPAAGPRVKDGNGRYELFAFVSHMGTSTMCGHYVCHIKKDGRWVIYNDQKVCASEKPPKDLGYIYFYQRVQS, from the exons ATGGTGGATGTGAAAGATACGCTGCTGTCTATCCTGCCGACTATCCGGTTGCCCAGGGCCGGGGACCGAGTACACAAGGATGAGTGTGCCTTCTCCTTCCACACACCG GAGACCGATGGCGGATTATATATCTGCATGTATACCTTCCTGGGGTTTGGCAGACCGTACGTAGAAAAACACTTTGAGAAGACTGGCCAGAGAGCATTCCTGCACCTGAAGAGGACCCCCAAACCGGTAATGGAA aaatcCGAAGACTCCAGTTCCAATACAGGAGACCCACCTCGTAAGAAGCCCACCCGTCTCGCCATAG GGATGGAGGGCGGATTTGACATGTGTGACGAGCAGTGTGAGTATGAAGAAGAGGTGAAGTTGGTCATTCTGCCCGAGTTCCTGGAGATTCAGCGGGACGGACTGTTGGGTCTCCCAGAGATGGTCAGGGACCGG GTGTCTTCTGCCATCGATGCCATCTTAGCTGCTGACTCTGCGTCCCGGAAGCAGGAGATTCAGGCGTGGGACGGGGAGGTCAGATTGGTGTCTAAACACGCGTTCAGTCTCCAGCAGCTTGAGGGGGTCCCCCGGATCCCTCCTTG TGGTTGGAAGTGCAGCGTGTGCGATCTGCGGGAGAACCTGTGGCTCAATATGACAGACGGAGCGATCCTCTGCGGCAGACGATACTTTGATGGCAGCGGAGGGAATAACCACGCGGTGCAGCATTACAGAGAGACCGGGTACCCGCTTGCTGTCAAATTGGGCACGATCACTCCAGATGGAGGAG ATGTCTACTCCTATGATGAAGATGACATGGTCCTGGACCCCAACCTGGCCGAACATCTATCGCACTTTGGTATCGACATGATGAAAATGCAGAAG ACGGACAAGACGATGACCGAGCTGGAAATTGATATGAATCAGAGGATCGGGGAATGGGAGCTGATCCAGGAATCGGGGGTACAGCTGCAGCCCCTGTATGGACCCGGGTACACGGGGATCCGCAATCTGGGCAACAGCTGCTATCTCAACTCCACCATGCAGGTCGTGTTCAGTATTCCTGCCTTCCAGCGCAA ATATGTGGAACGAATGGAGCAAATATTCCATAAGTCGCCAGCTGATCCCACGCAGGATTTCAACACCCAAGT AGCGAAACTGGGCAACGGCCTGTCATCTGGTGAATACTCCAAGCCGGCAATTGAAAAAGAAGGCGAGGAGCAGAAG GGTTTACAGGACGGCATTGCACCACGCATGTTTAAAGCACTTATAGGGAAGGGACACCCGGAGTTTTCCACCAACAGGCAGCAGGACGCCCAGGAGTTCTTCCTTCACTTCATAAACATGGTGGAG AGAAATTGCCGCAGCTCTTCTAATCCCAATGAAGTTTTCCGGTTTTTGGTGGAGGAGAAGATTAAATGTCTGGTGTCCCAGAAAGTGAAGTACACGCAGAGGGTGGAGTACATCCTGCAGCTGCCCGTCCCCATGGAGGCCGCATTAAATAAAG AGGAGCTCGCTGCCTATGAACAGGCCCGACAGCAAGCAGAGCAGGACCACCGGCCCCCTCCCGAACTCGTCCGGGCACGAATTCCATTCACATCTTGTCTAGAAGCTTTTGCCGCTCCTGAGCAACTGGACGAATTCTGGAGCGCCGCTCTGCAGGCCAAATCCACTGCACTTAA GACATCCCGCTTTGCCTCATTCCCTGACTACTTGGTCATCCAAATTAAGAAATTCACCTTCGGTCTGGACTGGGTCCCAAAGAAATTAG ACGTCTCCATCGATGTCCCGGAGGAGCTGGACCTGTCTCATTTTCGGGGCGGGGGTCTGCAAGGGGATGAAGAAGAACTTCCGGATGTTGCTCCCCCGTTGGTGACCCCAGATGAGCCCAAAG CGCCCATGCTGGATGAGTCGGTGGTCACACAGCTGGTGGAGATGGGATTCCCGACTGAAGCGTGTCGCAAAGCCGTCTACTACACCGGCAACAGCGGCGCAGAAGCCGCCATGACGTGGGTGATGTCACACATGGACGACCCAG ACTTTGCTCATCCTTTAGTGTTATCTGGGGTCAGTGCTCCACCTTCAGTCCCCACAGGAGGAGACCCCCCGTCTGAGGAGCACATAGCTACCATTATATCCATGGGCTTCTCCCAGGAGCAAGCAGTTCGGGCGCTCCGCTCTACA AACAACAGTCTGGAGCGAGCTGTGGACTGGATCTTCTCGCACATCGATGACCTGGACGCCGAGGCGGCCATGGACCTGTCAGAAGGACGATCGGCTGCAGAATCCGTGTCTGAGAGCCTCCCCGCTGCCGGACCTCGTGTCAAAGATGGGAATGGCC GATACGAGCTGTTCGCATTCGTCAGTCACATGGGAACGTCCACCATGTGCGGCCACTACGTATGTCATATAAAGAAAGATGGACG GTGGGTGATCTACAATGACCAGAAGGTCTGCGCATCTGAGAAGCCTCCAAAAGATCTTGGTTATATTTACTTCTACCAGCGTGTGCAGAGCTAG
- the USP5 gene encoding ubiquitin carboxyl-terminal hydrolase 5 isoform X2, producing the protein MVDVKDTLLSILPTIRLPRAGDRVHKDECAFSFHTPETDGGLYICMYTFLGFGRPYVEKHFEKTGQRAFLHLKRTPKPKSEDSSSNTGDPPRKKPTRLAIGMEGGFDMCDEQCEYEEEVKLVILPEFLEIQRDGLLGLPEMVRDRVSSAIDAILAADSASRKQEIQAWDGEVRLVSKHAFSLQQLEGVPRIPPCGWKCSVCDLRENLWLNMTDGAILCGRRYFDGSGGNNHAVQHYRETGYPLAVKLGTITPDGGDVYSYDEDDMVLDPNLAEHLSHFGIDMMKMQKTDKTMTELEIDMNQRIGEWELIQESGVQLQPLYGPGYTGIRNLGNSCYLNSTMQVVFSIPAFQRKYVERMEQIFHKSPADPTQDFNTQVAKLGNGLSSGEYSKPAIEKEGEEQKGLQDGIAPRMFKALIGKGHPEFSTNRQQDAQEFFLHFINMVERNCRSSSNPNEVFRFLVEEKIKCLVSQKVKYTQRVEYILQLPVPMEAALNKEELAAYEQARQQAEQDHRPPPELVRARIPFTSCLEAFAAPEQLDEFWSAALQAKSTALKTSRFASFPDYLVIQIKKFTFGLDWVPKKLDVSIDVPEELDLSHFRGGGLQGDEEELPDVAPPLVTPDEPKGSLGFYGNDDDDSYCSPHFSSPTSPMLDESVVTQLVEMGFPTEACRKAVYYTGNSGAEAAMTWVMSHMDDPDFAHPLVLSGVSAPPSVPTGGDPPSEEHIATIISMGFSQEQAVRALRSTNNSLERAVDWIFSHIDDLDAEAAMDLSEGRSAAESVSESLPAAGPRVKDGNGRYELFAFVSHMGTSTMCGHYVCHIKKDGRWVIYNDQKVCASEKPPKDLGYIYFYQRVQS; encoded by the exons ATGGTGGATGTGAAAGATACGCTGCTGTCTATCCTGCCGACTATCCGGTTGCCCAGGGCCGGGGACCGAGTACACAAGGATGAGTGTGCCTTCTCCTTCCACACACCG GAGACCGATGGCGGATTATATATCTGCATGTATACCTTCCTGGGGTTTGGCAGACCGTACGTAGAAAAACACTTTGAGAAGACTGGCCAGAGAGCATTCCTGCACCTGAAGAGGACCCCCAAACCG aaatcCGAAGACTCCAGTTCCAATACAGGAGACCCACCTCGTAAGAAGCCCACCCGTCTCGCCATAG GGATGGAGGGCGGATTTGACATGTGTGACGAGCAGTGTGAGTATGAAGAAGAGGTGAAGTTGGTCATTCTGCCCGAGTTCCTGGAGATTCAGCGGGACGGACTGTTGGGTCTCCCAGAGATGGTCAGGGACCGG GTGTCTTCTGCCATCGATGCCATCTTAGCTGCTGACTCTGCGTCCCGGAAGCAGGAGATTCAGGCGTGGGACGGGGAGGTCAGATTGGTGTCTAAACACGCGTTCAGTCTCCAGCAGCTTGAGGGGGTCCCCCGGATCCCTCCTTG TGGTTGGAAGTGCAGCGTGTGCGATCTGCGGGAGAACCTGTGGCTCAATATGACAGACGGAGCGATCCTCTGCGGCAGACGATACTTTGATGGCAGCGGAGGGAATAACCACGCGGTGCAGCATTACAGAGAGACCGGGTACCCGCTTGCTGTCAAATTGGGCACGATCACTCCAGATGGAGGAG ATGTCTACTCCTATGATGAAGATGACATGGTCCTGGACCCCAACCTGGCCGAACATCTATCGCACTTTGGTATCGACATGATGAAAATGCAGAAG ACGGACAAGACGATGACCGAGCTGGAAATTGATATGAATCAGAGGATCGGGGAATGGGAGCTGATCCAGGAATCGGGGGTACAGCTGCAGCCCCTGTATGGACCCGGGTACACGGGGATCCGCAATCTGGGCAACAGCTGCTATCTCAACTCCACCATGCAGGTCGTGTTCAGTATTCCTGCCTTCCAGCGCAA ATATGTGGAACGAATGGAGCAAATATTCCATAAGTCGCCAGCTGATCCCACGCAGGATTTCAACACCCAAGT AGCGAAACTGGGCAACGGCCTGTCATCTGGTGAATACTCCAAGCCGGCAATTGAAAAAGAAGGCGAGGAGCAGAAG GGTTTACAGGACGGCATTGCACCACGCATGTTTAAAGCACTTATAGGGAAGGGACACCCGGAGTTTTCCACCAACAGGCAGCAGGACGCCCAGGAGTTCTTCCTTCACTTCATAAACATGGTGGAG AGAAATTGCCGCAGCTCTTCTAATCCCAATGAAGTTTTCCGGTTTTTGGTGGAGGAGAAGATTAAATGTCTGGTGTCCCAGAAAGTGAAGTACACGCAGAGGGTGGAGTACATCCTGCAGCTGCCCGTCCCCATGGAGGCCGCATTAAATAAAG AGGAGCTCGCTGCCTATGAACAGGCCCGACAGCAAGCAGAGCAGGACCACCGGCCCCCTCCCGAACTCGTCCGGGCACGAATTCCATTCACATCTTGTCTAGAAGCTTTTGCCGCTCCTGAGCAACTGGACGAATTCTGGAGCGCCGCTCTGCAGGCCAAATCCACTGCACTTAA GACATCCCGCTTTGCCTCATTCCCTGACTACTTGGTCATCCAAATTAAGAAATTCACCTTCGGTCTGGACTGGGTCCCAAAGAAATTAG ACGTCTCCATCGATGTCCCGGAGGAGCTGGACCTGTCTCATTTTCGGGGCGGGGGTCTGCAAGGGGATGAAGAAGAACTTCCGGATGTTGCTCCCCCGTTGGTGACCCCAGATGAGCCCAAAGGTAGCCTTGGTTTCTATGGCAACGACGATGACGACTCGTACTGCTCCCCTCACTTCTCCTCTCCGACAT CGCCCATGCTGGATGAGTCGGTGGTCACACAGCTGGTGGAGATGGGATTCCCGACTGAAGCGTGTCGCAAAGCCGTCTACTACACCGGCAACAGCGGCGCAGAAGCCGCCATGACGTGGGTGATGTCACACATGGACGACCCAG ACTTTGCTCATCCTTTAGTGTTATCTGGGGTCAGTGCTCCACCTTCAGTCCCCACAGGAGGAGACCCCCCGTCTGAGGAGCACATAGCTACCATTATATCCATGGGCTTCTCCCAGGAGCAAGCAGTTCGGGCGCTCCGCTCTACA AACAACAGTCTGGAGCGAGCTGTGGACTGGATCTTCTCGCACATCGATGACCTGGACGCCGAGGCGGCCATGGACCTGTCAGAAGGACGATCGGCTGCAGAATCCGTGTCTGAGAGCCTCCCCGCTGCCGGACCTCGTGTCAAAGATGGGAATGGCC GATACGAGCTGTTCGCATTCGTCAGTCACATGGGAACGTCCACCATGTGCGGCCACTACGTATGTCATATAAAGAAAGATGGACG GTGGGTGATCTACAATGACCAGAAGGTCTGCGCATCTGAGAAGCCTCCAAAAGATCTTGGTTATATTTACTTCTACCAGCGTGTGCAGAGCTAG
- the USP5 gene encoding ubiquitin carboxyl-terminal hydrolase 5 isoform X4 has translation MVDVKDTLLSILPTIRLPRAGDRVHKDECAFSFHTPETDGGLYICMYTFLGFGRPYVEKHFEKTGQRAFLHLKRTPKPKSEDSSSNTGDPPRKKPTRLAIGMEGGFDMCDEQCEYEEEVKLVILPEFLEIQRDGLLGLPEMVRDRVSSAIDAILAADSASRKQEIQAWDGEVRLVSKHAFSLQQLEGVPRIPPCGWKCSVCDLRENLWLNMTDGAILCGRRYFDGSGGNNHAVQHYRETGYPLAVKLGTITPDGGDVYSYDEDDMVLDPNLAEHLSHFGIDMMKMQKTDKTMTELEIDMNQRIGEWELIQESGVQLQPLYGPGYTGIRNLGNSCYLNSTMQVVFSIPAFQRKYVERMEQIFHKSPADPTQDFNTQVAKLGNGLSSGEYSKPAIEKEGEEQKGLQDGIAPRMFKALIGKGHPEFSTNRQQDAQEFFLHFINMVERNCRSSSNPNEVFRFLVEEKIKCLVSQKVKYTQRVEYILQLPVPMEAALNKEELAAYEQARQQAEQDHRPPPELVRARIPFTSCLEAFAAPEQLDEFWSAALQAKSTALKTSRFASFPDYLVIQIKKFTFGLDWVPKKLDVSIDVPEELDLSHFRGGGLQGDEEELPDVAPPLVTPDEPKAPMLDESVVTQLVEMGFPTEACRKAVYYTGNSGAEAAMTWVMSHMDDPDFAHPLVLSGVSAPPSVPTGGDPPSEEHIATIISMGFSQEQAVRALRSTNNSLERAVDWIFSHIDDLDAEAAMDLSEGRSAAESVSESLPAAGPRVKDGNGRYELFAFVSHMGTSTMCGHYVCHIKKDGRWVIYNDQKVCASEKPPKDLGYIYFYQRVQS, from the exons ATGGTGGATGTGAAAGATACGCTGCTGTCTATCCTGCCGACTATCCGGTTGCCCAGGGCCGGGGACCGAGTACACAAGGATGAGTGTGCCTTCTCCTTCCACACACCG GAGACCGATGGCGGATTATATATCTGCATGTATACCTTCCTGGGGTTTGGCAGACCGTACGTAGAAAAACACTTTGAGAAGACTGGCCAGAGAGCATTCCTGCACCTGAAGAGGACCCCCAAACCG aaatcCGAAGACTCCAGTTCCAATACAGGAGACCCACCTCGTAAGAAGCCCACCCGTCTCGCCATAG GGATGGAGGGCGGATTTGACATGTGTGACGAGCAGTGTGAGTATGAAGAAGAGGTGAAGTTGGTCATTCTGCCCGAGTTCCTGGAGATTCAGCGGGACGGACTGTTGGGTCTCCCAGAGATGGTCAGGGACCGG GTGTCTTCTGCCATCGATGCCATCTTAGCTGCTGACTCTGCGTCCCGGAAGCAGGAGATTCAGGCGTGGGACGGGGAGGTCAGATTGGTGTCTAAACACGCGTTCAGTCTCCAGCAGCTTGAGGGGGTCCCCCGGATCCCTCCTTG TGGTTGGAAGTGCAGCGTGTGCGATCTGCGGGAGAACCTGTGGCTCAATATGACAGACGGAGCGATCCTCTGCGGCAGACGATACTTTGATGGCAGCGGAGGGAATAACCACGCGGTGCAGCATTACAGAGAGACCGGGTACCCGCTTGCTGTCAAATTGGGCACGATCACTCCAGATGGAGGAG ATGTCTACTCCTATGATGAAGATGACATGGTCCTGGACCCCAACCTGGCCGAACATCTATCGCACTTTGGTATCGACATGATGAAAATGCAGAAG ACGGACAAGACGATGACCGAGCTGGAAATTGATATGAATCAGAGGATCGGGGAATGGGAGCTGATCCAGGAATCGGGGGTACAGCTGCAGCCCCTGTATGGACCCGGGTACACGGGGATCCGCAATCTGGGCAACAGCTGCTATCTCAACTCCACCATGCAGGTCGTGTTCAGTATTCCTGCCTTCCAGCGCAA ATATGTGGAACGAATGGAGCAAATATTCCATAAGTCGCCAGCTGATCCCACGCAGGATTTCAACACCCAAGT AGCGAAACTGGGCAACGGCCTGTCATCTGGTGAATACTCCAAGCCGGCAATTGAAAAAGAAGGCGAGGAGCAGAAG GGTTTACAGGACGGCATTGCACCACGCATGTTTAAAGCACTTATAGGGAAGGGACACCCGGAGTTTTCCACCAACAGGCAGCAGGACGCCCAGGAGTTCTTCCTTCACTTCATAAACATGGTGGAG AGAAATTGCCGCAGCTCTTCTAATCCCAATGAAGTTTTCCGGTTTTTGGTGGAGGAGAAGATTAAATGTCTGGTGTCCCAGAAAGTGAAGTACACGCAGAGGGTGGAGTACATCCTGCAGCTGCCCGTCCCCATGGAGGCCGCATTAAATAAAG AGGAGCTCGCTGCCTATGAACAGGCCCGACAGCAAGCAGAGCAGGACCACCGGCCCCCTCCCGAACTCGTCCGGGCACGAATTCCATTCACATCTTGTCTAGAAGCTTTTGCCGCTCCTGAGCAACTGGACGAATTCTGGAGCGCCGCTCTGCAGGCCAAATCCACTGCACTTAA GACATCCCGCTTTGCCTCATTCCCTGACTACTTGGTCATCCAAATTAAGAAATTCACCTTCGGTCTGGACTGGGTCCCAAAGAAATTAG ACGTCTCCATCGATGTCCCGGAGGAGCTGGACCTGTCTCATTTTCGGGGCGGGGGTCTGCAAGGGGATGAAGAAGAACTTCCGGATGTTGCTCCCCCGTTGGTGACCCCAGATGAGCCCAAAG CGCCCATGCTGGATGAGTCGGTGGTCACACAGCTGGTGGAGATGGGATTCCCGACTGAAGCGTGTCGCAAAGCCGTCTACTACACCGGCAACAGCGGCGCAGAAGCCGCCATGACGTGGGTGATGTCACACATGGACGACCCAG ACTTTGCTCATCCTTTAGTGTTATCTGGGGTCAGTGCTCCACCTTCAGTCCCCACAGGAGGAGACCCCCCGTCTGAGGAGCACATAGCTACCATTATATCCATGGGCTTCTCCCAGGAGCAAGCAGTTCGGGCGCTCCGCTCTACA AACAACAGTCTGGAGCGAGCTGTGGACTGGATCTTCTCGCACATCGATGACCTGGACGCCGAGGCGGCCATGGACCTGTCAGAAGGACGATCGGCTGCAGAATCCGTGTCTGAGAGCCTCCCCGCTGCCGGACCTCGTGTCAAAGATGGGAATGGCC GATACGAGCTGTTCGCATTCGTCAGTCACATGGGAACGTCCACCATGTGCGGCCACTACGTATGTCATATAAAGAAAGATGGACG GTGGGTGATCTACAATGACCAGAAGGTCTGCGCATCTGAGAAGCCTCCAAAAGATCTTGGTTATATTTACTTCTACCAGCGTGTGCAGAGCTAG
- the CDCA3 gene encoding cell division cycle-associated protein 3, with amino-acid sequence MGAADSREQQVTPSRPLRNLHLLRVIDPRSPTAGIPRTPIEVVESPQSSHHVVAAEEETAEPSSTNDPRSPSQGIARTPLRPSLHASLNLLAKQLSEVFVSEDSGIEASPEANKAAPAESPDDQPASDALPPPAEEEEKEPAEEPVTSPEPPPATVQQQKPRSKSPRATGTKNVRQRPRKALASPAHGRSPLKVLQEDCSPSMAAQNRQVKILPFQPEQPSSLRTTKISHTSWEMSHNKENTHYTQSES; translated from the exons AtgggggcagcagattccagagaGCAGCAGGTGACTCCATCTCGTCCTCTACGAAACCTCCACCTGTTGCGTGTGATTGACCCCCGCTCCCCTACGGCCGGGATCCCCAGGACTCCTATTGAG GTTGTGGAGTCTCCGCAGAGTTCTCACCATGTAGTGGCAGCAGAGGAGGAAACAGCGGAGCCCTCCAGCACAAATGACCCCCGCTCCCCCTCACAGGGCATTGCACGCACCCCACTGCGCCCCTCTTTACATG CTTCCTTGAACCTTCTGGCTAAGCAGCTCAGCGAGGTGTTTGTCTCCGAGGATTCTGGGATTGAGGCCAGTCCGGAAGCCAATAAAGCAGCTCCGGCTGAGTCCCCAGACGACCAACCAGCGAGTGACGCGCTCCCTCCACCCGCAGAGGAAGAAGAGAAGGAGCCTGCGGAGGAACCTGTGACGTCTCCAGAGCCGCCTCCGGCCACCGTGCAGCAGCAGAAACCAAGGAGCAAATCTCCACGTGCCACAG GTACGAAGAATGTTCGCCAGCGACCCAGGAAAGCATTAGCCTCCCCTGCCCATGGCCGGTCGCCACTGAAAGTCCTGCAGGAAGACTGCTCACCCAGCATGGCCGCACAAAACCGACAG GTGAAAATCCTCCCCTTCCAGCCTGAGCAGCCATCGTCTCTCAGGACCACGAAGATCTCGCACACCAGCTGGGAAATGTCTCATAATAAGGAGAACACGCACTACACGCAGAGCGAAAGCTGA